The sequence below is a genomic window from Eleginops maclovinus isolate JMC-PN-2008 ecotype Puerto Natales chromosome 20, JC_Emac_rtc_rv5, whole genome shotgun sequence.
TCAAAGCAACACAAAGAGAGGATCAGGGtcagaacatttttaatacCAAAAAGAAACGTCATAATATGGCTCCTACAATATCTCAGTTACTAGGCTTATACACTGTATCATAATGCAGAGGGCTCATCTCCCTTTATTTAAGATCAACTTACATTTTATCCAAACCAGACTTGTAACTCTTAACATTTAGAGTCTCTTTGTAATTTGTCTGTTGTGAATAATGGATATTACGGTAAGAACTGCTGCCAACTGCTCATTATAAAATTATGTAATTGCCCCTGCTGTTTTTGGGTTTTGGCAACTCACAAGTATAATGTGTCGCACTGTTGGTTCATGCTGAAAAGGGCCACACATCATAGGTACAGTTAGACCTCTATATTGTTTGCCAGGCGCAAGCAGAGGGCTGACTCTGTCGGGATGTCCTGGCGACTGATCTCATTTCCATCCAGTCGCAGCGTAAGTAGTTTGGAGAAGTTGGTCACATCCACAATGCTGCAGAAACTGCCCAGAGTGAACTCTGAAGGGGGAGATGGAGAGGTGGTGAGGAACGTGTTTGTGTCTTTACAACTGTGGTCATTTGGAGACACTGTGTTTGCTGGTGGTAACAACAAACGGGGGAAGCATAACAAactattttcctttaaaataaataagtcagGGCCACAACACAATGCAACTAATTATCTTAGATGCAACATTGGTCATCTACCTTGGGCTTTTCTGGCTTTGATCTGATTTAATGCTGCAATCAACAAAGCTGTTCGACCAGAGaaagcagcagaagaacacTTTCAGTTTGTAATATTGCAAATAATTCAACATTAACAATCACAACTTGCTGTGTGACTTAATTTAGCTATACATACTGACATAACAGATACGTATCTGAATCAAATACAGGatcaatactttttttgtaataatctgCCCTGTATGgactgtgtgtgagtggttTGATTAATCTTGATGAAAGTGACCTGCTGACCTTGCTCATAGAAAGATGCTAATGAATAATGAATTCTGTATGTGCTTTACCTTTGATCTGGTTGGCCTGCAGGTACAGATGCTGCAGTGTGGTGCTCACAGGGGGGATTCTCTCCAGTTTATTGTAGCTCAGGTCCAGCTCCACCAGCCCGGTCACATTAAAGGTGTTGGCAGGGATACCCTTGTCTGTCAGCTGATTGTGAGCTATCCTGATGTACTGCAGCTGAGTGAAACTGCCCAGGAAGCCGTCTGGCAGAGAATCAATGGAGTTGGACTGCATGTAGAGCTGGTGCAGATGCTCGGGGAGTGCCTCTGGGACCTGGGATGATCAGTTAAAGAGTTATTAAACAACTCACATTTTTAGAACTTTTGCACATACACCTGGTTACCTGGAAGGCCTGGCATGCCTTCAACCCACACATAGAAACAAGACGACTTTATGGGATGCCCCAGTCAGAAAAAATGGGATTCAACAAGCTATATTCAATTTCTATCTACATTATAACATTAAAGGGAAGCAAatgtttgtaaagaaaaaacagatgggagatttacaaacaaacatcacCTTTGTCAATTTGTTGTCACTGATGTCCAGCAGCATGAGGGATTTGAGTGACTTCAGTGATGAGCCCAAGTCAGTGACAGAGTTGTCATGGAGATACAGGATGGTGAGGTTATCCATTCCATCTAAGTCTGCAGGTGTTACCTAGGCAACagcagaaatatgttttaagtctAATGTCTGATGAACTGCCAAAACAGTAAACAATAACAGAAAGGTCTCCCCACAACCgcaaaataatgcaaaacaacaCCTTTTCAATCTTGTTGTGGTTGATTCTGAGGTCTCGCAGGGTGCGAGGGAGGTTGGAAGGAAAGGCTGTCAGATTGTTGTGCTGTAGATACAAACGCTCCAGTCCCTCCATATGCTGAAAGGCCTGCAAAATAGGGAGGAAaattaaatgaagaaatatcCCTTTTTTTGCAGTGAAGGA
It includes:
- the fmoda gene encoding fibromodulin a, with product MRVVIVFLLSALIPLYHCQSHDPFAWLYGSQSHRFGSLQGDTNGGQCPDECDCPPTFPVAMYCDGRGLTAMPRIPSRVKYLYLQNNAITAVPDSALKNATNLVWLMMHSNQLTSGSIGKKAFQHMEGLERLYLQHNNLTAFPSNLPRTLRDLRINHNKIEKVTPADLDGMDNLTILYLHDNSVTDLGSSLKSLKSLMLLDISDNKLTKVPEALPEHLHQLYMQSNSIDSLPDGFLGSFTQLQYIRIAHNQLTDKGIPANTFNVTGLVELDLSYNKLERIPPVSTTLQHLYLQANQIKEFTLGSFCSIVDVTNFSKLLTLRLDGNEISRQDIPTESALCLRLANNIEV